The DNA sequence CCATTTCGGCTTCAACTTCTTCGATGACAGCTTTCACAGCCGGAATTTCCATTACGCCATCTTTCTCGGAGACGCGTACGTTCACCAATTCTTGCGGGTAAAGCGTCACTTCGTCAGCCAATTCGGAAAGTTTTTTGCCGGTCTGTTTCATGACATTCAACAATTGGATACCTGTCAAAAGGCCATCCCCGGTCGTGTTCATATCCAGGAAAACAACGTGTCCCGATTGCTCGCCGCCCAAATTGTAGCCATTTTTGCGCATCTCTTCCACGACATAACGGTCGCCGACTTGCGTCTTCAAGGCAGTCATGCCTTCAGCTTCCACAGCCAAATGGAAGCCCAGGTTGCTCATGACAGTCGAGACAATTGTGTTTTGATTCAATTTATTCCGCTCTTTCAAGTATTTACCGCAGATGAACATGATTCGGTCACCGTCAATGATGCGCCCATTCTCATCCACAGCGATACAGCGGTCGGCGTCTCCGTCGAATGCCAAGCCGACATCCGCTTTCTTCTCGACGACGAATTTGCCCAGGACATCCGGATGTGTCGAACCGACGCCTTTGTTGATGTTGATTCCGTCGGGATTTGCGCCCATCGTGAAGAAATCCGTTTCCAGATCCGCAAAAAGGCGATTGACGACCGGTGATGCTGCCCCGTTTGCCGCATCCAGGCAGACTGTGATGCCGGAAAGGTCATCCGGGATGGTCGTCTGCAGGTATTGTGCATATTTCAGGACGCCTTCCGGATATTCATCCACTGTGCCCAATCCGTCTGCCGAAGGTCTTGGCAAATCATCGCCTGCTTGGTCCAAATAAGCTTCGATTTCGTATTCTTGTTCATCTGACAGTTTGAACCCGTCAGCCCCGAAGAATTTGATGCCGTTGTCCCCTGCGGGATTGTGCGATGCGGAGATCATGACCCCGGCTACAGCACCTTGGATGCGTGTCAGATAAGCGACGCCGGGTGTCGGGATGACTCCCAATTGCAGCACTTCGATACCGACTGACAATAAGCCGGAAACCAATGCATATTCCAACAATTGACCTGAAATTCTCGTATCACGCGCAACCAGCACTAGCGGATGTGCGATATCTTTGGCGTGTTGTCTTAAGACATATCCTCCAAAACGGCCTAATTTGAAAGCTAATTCCGGTGTCAATTCGCTGTTCGCAACGCCTCTGACACCGTCTGTCCCAAAATATTTACCCATTACCTGTAATCTCCTTTAGATTTTTCATTTATTTTCTTTGCATGGATTTGTTTAATTTTATGAGCTGCTCTCCGATTGACCCGCTTCGCTGTCCAGACTATCCGATTCCGAAGAAGCGATAGCGCTGCTCTCATCGGCGGAAACGGAGGATTCTCCTTCATCAGCCGTCGTATCCGGATCGGCTGCAGCCTCAGCAGCATCCGATAGGCGGATGTTTACCTTGATTGTAGTCGGTGTAGCCGTCAAAGCGGCATTCGGAACTGGGATTGTGATGGTTTGGGTTGTGTTGCTCTCTACTCCTGTGACGCTTACCGGCAGAATCACTTCATCAATCTCGGCGAGCAGAGCCTTATCGCCCGTCAAGGTCACACTGGCTTCCCCATCCACTTCGATCGTATAGATTTTACCTTCAAGCGGAACACCGATCTGTTGGATGACCAGCGGCACTTCTTTCCCGTATAAAGAAATAGGAATCTTGACGGAAATTTCTTGCGGATCGACGGAAACATTCAACTTATTCCCACTTGCGTCCACTACTTGTACTACAGTATTCATATTCACAGTATTTGTCAAGCCATTTTCAGCCGCAACCGTTACGTAAACACTATCCACTCGGCTTATGGTCGAGGCTGGTCCGGTCAACGTTACCGTGTCCGTACTCAGTTCCGCAACGCCTGCTTGATATTGCGGATCGACCAATGATTCATCGAAGCGGACTTCCACTGGGCTTTCGATGGCAACCCGCTCTTCAATGACGACATTCACACGCGATGGTGTAATCGAATAATCGATTTCGTTCGAAAGATTTTCGGCCGTCAACTGGATTGTATGGTTGCCCGGCCCCAGATCATCCAGATTTTCTGTGACGATCCGGTAATCCGCCGCGGAAATCGTCTGCACGAGTACGCTCTCCGGCCCGGTCAGCGTCAATACCACCGTTTCCGGCAATCCTGAAATGAAATACGCATCCGTATCGATGTTCACTTGGATCGGGACATTCGAAATGGTTTCCCGTTTGCTGGTGCTGATGGAACTGTTGCTGGTGCTCGTGGACCAGCCATAATTTTCCGAGTAGACATAGGCGAACAATAATAAGGAAATCAGGAAGGAGATTCCTCTGACGACCCACTTGTTTTCCAAAAACTTATCCTCTTGCTGCTTCCTCATTCAGAACCACCCCACTTCGTATTATCAAAGAAATCCTGGATGAAATTGGTAGTCTTTTCTTCCTCTTCTTCAACAACCAGTTGGCTGGTCAAATAGGCGACAAAATCATCGCGGTTCATTTCGCGCAACAAACTCGTCTTATGGGCAATGCTGACGCCCCCGGTTTCTTCCGAAACGATGATGGTGATGGCATCGCTGACTTCACCCAGTCCGATTGCGGCACGGTGCCTTGTTCCCAGTTCCTTCGGGATGAAGGAACTTTCTGATAACGGCAGATAACTGGCTGCGGTCGCGATTTTGTAGTCTTGGATGATGACCGCTCCATCGTGCAAAGGCGTGTTGGGGATAAAAATATTGATCAGCAACTGGTTGGTTACCTCTCCGCCGATCCTTATCCCCGTGGCAGCGTACTCATCCAGCT is a window from the uncultured Trichococcus sp. genome containing:
- the glmM gene encoding phosphoglucosamine mutase translates to MGKYFGTDGVRGVANSELTPELAFKLGRFGGYVLRQHAKDIAHPLVLVARDTRISGQLLEYALVSGLLSVGIEVLQLGVIPTPGVAYLTRIQGAVAGVMISASHNPAGDNGIKFFGADGFKLSDEQEYEIEAYLDQAGDDLPRPSADGLGTVDEYPEGVLKYAQYLQTTIPDDLSGITVCLDAANGAASPVVNRLFADLETDFFTMGANPDGININKGVGSTHPDVLGKFVVEKKADVGLAFDGDADRCIAVDENGRIIDGDRIMFICGKYLKERNKLNQNTIVSTVMSNLGFHLAVEAEGMTALKTQVGDRYVVEEMRKNGYNLGGEQSGHVVFLDMNTTGDGLLTGIQLLNVMKQTGKKLSELADEVTLYPQELVNVRVSEKDGVMEIPAVKAVIEEVEAEMAGKGRILVRPSGTEPLLRVMAEAETDEKCHEYVMRIVDVVKAEIGI
- a CDS encoding CdaR family protein, which codes for MENKWVVRGISFLISLLLFAYVYSENYGWSTSTSNSSISTSKRETISNVPIQVNIDTDAYFISGLPETVVLTLTGPESVLVQTISAADYRIVTENLDDLGPGNHTIQLTAENLSNEIDYSITPSRVNVVIEERVAIESPVEVRFDESLVDPQYQAGVAELSTDTVTLTGPASTISRVDSVYVTVAAENGLTNTVNMNTVVQVVDASGNKLNVSVDPQEISVKIPISLYGKEVPLVIQQIGVPLEGKIYTIEVDGEASVTLTGDKALLAEIDEVILPVSVTGVESNTTQTITIPVPNAALTATPTTIKVNIRLSDAAEAAADPDTTADEGESSVSADESSAIASSESDSLDSEAGQSESSS
- the cdaA gene encoding diadenylate cyclase CdaA, with the translated sequence MSIDWGEVITWSNAFDIVDILLVWYLVYKLIMILKGTRSIQLLKGIGIIVLIKLAAVTLQLQTIDWIMNRVIQWGVVAVIVVFQPEIRKGLEHLGKTGFRKKAKRSVNKSERLVTELDKAVQYMAKRKIGALISIEQQDQLDEYAATGIRIGGEVTNQLLINIFIPNTPLHDGAVIIQDYKIATAASYLPLSESSFIPKELGTRHRAAIGLGEVSDAITIIVSEETGGVSIAHKTSLLREMNRDDFVAYLTSQLVVEEEEEKTTNFIQDFFDNTKWGGSE